In Gossypium raimondii isolate GPD5lz chromosome 12, ASM2569854v1, whole genome shotgun sequence, a single window of DNA contains:
- the LOC105765001 gene encoding inositol oxygenase 4 yields the protein MIVSVEKPNATQAKSAEQAQPDANKLVSNDQFTVPQNNAFGNKFRDYEVGARTDKVEQHYKASHINQTYDFVKKIREEYKKLNKAEMGIWECCELLNEVVDDSDPDLDEPQIQHLLQSAEAIRKDYPNEDWLHLTALIHDLGKILVLPKFGELPQWAVVGDTFPVGCAFDEFNVHYKYFRENPDFKNPKYNTNNGVYSEGCGLDNLLMSWGHDDYMYMVAKENGTTLPQAGLFIIRYHSFYPLHKHGAYAQFMNEEDKKNMKWLHVFNKYDLYSKSKAHVDVEKVKPYYESLIAKYFPAKLKW from the exons ATGATAGTTTCCGTTGAGAAACCCAATG CCACTCAAGCCAAGAGTGCCGAGCAGGCGCAGCCTGACGCAAATAAATTGGTATCGAATGACCAATTTACAGTGCCTCAAAACAATGCTTTTGGAAACAAATTTAG GGATTATGAAGTAGGTGCAAGGACTGACAAAGTAGAGCAACACTACAAAGCTAGCCATATTAACCAAACATATGATTTC GTGAAGAAGATCAGGGAAGAATACAAGAAGCTTAATAAGGCAGAAATGGGAATTTGGGAATGCTGTGAGCTCCTCAATGAGGTTGTTGATGACAGTGATCCCGACTTGGATGAACCACaaattcagcatttgttgcagagTGCTGAAGCAATCAGAAAAGACTATCCTAATGAAGACTGGTTGCATTTGACAGCACTCATTCATg ATCTAGGAAAGATCCTTGTTCTTCCAAAATTTGGTGAGCTACCTCAATGGGCTGTTGTTG GTGACACTTTCCCGGTTGGATGTGCTTTTGATGAGTTCAATGTCCATTACAAG TATTTTAGGGAGAACCCTGAtttcaaaaaccccaaatacaACACCAATAATGGGGTTTACTCTGAAGGATGTGGACTGGACAATCTGCTTATGTCATGGGGACATGATGATTACATGTACATG GTGGCCAAAGAAAATGGGACCACATTGCCACAGGCAGGATTGTTCATCATCAGATACCATTCCTTCTACCCATTGCACAAACATGGAGCTTATGCCCAGTTCATGAATGAGGAGGATAAGAAGAACATGAAATGGCTTCATGTTTTCAACAAATATGACTTGTACAGCAAGAGCAAAGCTCACGTTGATGTTGAAAAGGTCAAGCCATATTATGAATCCCTCATTGCCAAGTATTTCCCAGCAAAGCTGAAATGGTGA
- the LOC105765000 gene encoding E3 ubiquitin-protein ligase Os04g0590900 translates to MGSAGNTKTWVPYMTTKDCSQGFCSLYCPQWCYIIYPPPPPIEFAVNPTGPNFSPLVIAIIGILASAFLLVSYYTIISKYCGNSDSSSRRENHETDEVMEHNHNPYMHEPWQNSTAGLDEALIKSIAIFKYRKGDGLMEGTDCSVCLNEFQEDESLRLLPKCSHAFHVHCIDTWLRSHSNCPLCRANIIFITASPTPPLPPPVLTETPSVNESLQDRQPSRNENPADERLSERVFIPKIPCRTLSDLGNMQGGDAVIHIREEGYQPMRRSVSMDHFCQPQLSVADILHRNQEGDHSRGEGYHFSLGMAGSSKQSAEGSKVSNRMSVLHLVINPAAMKRSFSSGRFFLTRQGRVRDPSIPL, encoded by the coding sequence ATGGGGTCTGCTGGTAATACAAAAACCTGGGTGCCGTACATGACCACCAAAGACTGTTCTCAAGGTTTTTGTAGCTTGTATTGTCCACAATGGTGCTACATCATTTACCCTCCACCACCTCCAATAGAATTCGCGGTTAATCCTACAGGCCCGAATTTCTCCCCTCTTGTGATTGCGATCATTGGTATTCTGGCCAGTGCTTTTCTTCTAGTAAGTTACTACACAATAATATCTAAATATTGTGGGAACTCGGACTCCTCTAGTAGAAGAGAGAATCATGAAACTGATGAAGTAATGGAACACAATCACAACCCATATATGCATGAGCCATGGCAGAATTCAACTGCCGGACTGGACGAGGCTTTGATCAAGTCCATTGCGATTTTCAAATACAGAAAGGGCGATGGCTTGATGGAAGGAACGGATTGTTCAGTCTGCCTCAACGAGTTCCAAGAAGACGAGAGTTTGAGGCTGTTGCCTAAATGTAGTCATGCATTCCATGTCCACTGCATTGATACCTGGCTTAGGTCTCACTCAAATTGCCCTTTGTGTCGTGCTAATATAATCTTTATTACTGCTTCACCAACACCTCCATTGCCACCTCCAGTACTGACAGAAACTCCTTCAGTCAATGAATCCTTGCAGGATAGGCAACCATCCAGAAATGAAAATCCAGCTGATGAAAGACTTTCAGAAAGGGTTTTCATTCCAAAGATTCCATGTCGTACTTTGAGTGATCTAGGGAACATGCAAGGAGGAGATGCGGTGATTCATATCAGAGAAGAAGGTTATCAACCAATGAGAAGATCAGTGTCGATGGATCATTTCTGTCAACCCCAACTTTCAGTTGCAGACATTTTGCATAGGAATCAAGAGGGAGATCACAGCAGAGGTGAAGGGTACCATTTCTCATTAGGTATGGCTGGATCATCAAAACAATCAGCAGAAGGCAGTAAGGTTAGCAATAGAATGAGTGTGTTGCACCTTGTAATCAACCCTGCTGCAATGAAGAGATCCTTTTCCAGTGGTAGATTCTTTCTTACTAGGCAAGGAAGAGTAAGAGATCCATCTATTcctctttaa
- the LOC105765002 gene encoding protein RGF1 INDUCIBLE TRANSCRIPTION FACTOR 1, translated as MGAGGPDEEDNRWPPWLKPLLGEHFFVQCKLHADSHKSECNMYCLDCMNGALCSLCLAHHKDHRYIQIRRSSYHDVIRVSEIQKYLDISGVQTYVINSAKVVFINERPQPRPGKGVTNTCEVCDRSLVDSFRFCSLGCKIVGTSKDFQKKKRHMAAMASDSEDSYSSSGHGKLNNKVQSFRPSTPPPTSVNYRTAKRRKGIPHRAPMGGLIIQY; from the exons ATG GGTGCTGGTGGACCTGATGAAGAAGACAATAGGTGGCCGCCATGGTTGAAACCTTTATTAGGAGAACATTTCTTCGTTCAATGCAAGCTTCATGCTGATTCTCACAAGAGTGAATGCAATATGTACTGCTTAGATTGTATGAATGGCGCTCTCTGCTCTCTCTGCCTTGCTCATCACAAGGATCATCGTTATATTCAG ATTAGGAGGTCCTCATACCATGATGTGATAAGGGTATCTGAGATACAGAAATACCTGGATATATCTGGTGTTCAAACCTATGTTATTAACAGCGCTAAGGTTGTGTTTATCAATGAGAGGCCTCAGCCAAGGCCTGGAAAAGGTGTCACCAACACCTGTGAGGTCTGTGACCGTAGCCTGGTCGACTCCTTCCGCTTCTGCTCTCTTGGTTGCAAG ATTGTGGGTACATCGAAGGATTTCCAGAAGAAGAAGAGACATATGGCCGCCATGGCATCAGACTCTGAAGATTCCTACAGCAGCAGTGGCCATGGAAAGCTCAACAACAAAGTGCAGAGCTTTCGTCCTTCAACGCCCCCTCCAACTTCGGTTAATTACCGAACTGCCAAACGAAGAAAGGGGATTCCCCATAGAGCCCCAATGGGAGGACTAATCATACAATATTAA